A DNA window from Solanum lycopersicum chromosome 3, SLM_r2.1 contains the following coding sequences:
- the LOC101265901 gene encoding ycf20-like protein, which yields MAYRMKAIMLQSLPAAENESFGQLFVISRSSSILDFSNRLEVTEQISKFGVNCMTSPTIRSWTRRRGSRIAFALDTGSIPSSDDQDGLNGDGRDLGGTRLGRIVGAGGRQFLGKLNSARKNFPMKVFLLLLGFYTANALATILGQTGDWDVLVAGVVVAAIEGIGMLMYKKPPSLPSRRLQSLISMVNYWKAGVILGLFVDAFKLGS from the exons ATGGCTTATAGAATGAAGGCAATCATGTTGCAGTCTTTGCCAGCAGCCGAGAATGAAAGCTTTGGACAATTGTTTGTAATTTCAAGAAGTTCATCTATCCTGGATTTCTCCAACAGACTAGAAGTTACTGAACAAATTTCAAAGTTTGGTGTAAACTGTATGACATCTCCTACTATTAG GTCCTGGACAAGAAGACGTGGTTCAAGAATAGCATTTGCTCTGGATACAGGAAGCATTCCCAGTAGTGACGATCAAGATGGCCTCAATGGTGATGGTCGTGATCTAGGTGGAACTCGTTTGGGGAGGATAGTTGGTGCTGGTGGCAGGCAGTTCTTGGGGAAGCTTAATTCAGCTCGGAAAAATTTTCCTATGAAAGTATTTCTGCTTCTCTTAGGTTTTTATACGGCAAATGCCTTGGCTACAATTCTAGGACAGACTGGTGATTGGGATGTATTAGTAGCAGGTGTCGTTGTCGCTGCAATTGAGGGAATCGGAATGCTGATGTATAAAAAACCTCCTTCTCTTCCATCCAGGAGATTGCAGTCTCTGATTTCAATGGTGAACTACTGGAAAGCAGGTGTTATTCTAGGTCTCTTTGTTGATGCTTTCAAACTAGGCAGTTGA